CGTGGGCGTGGTTCGGAAATACCGAGGTTTTCCAGAAATGAATATGTAGGCTCATTTGAAATGATTTACCCATTGCGTGATATTCTCAGCTctgaaataaaaatatattcaaGTATACAAAACTTAAATTCGTTGTCTTTAGAACTGACCAAGACACAAAACATCTCGAATATTTCAACGAAGAACAAAACCGTCAAAGATATGGTACTTGAATATTTCCAAACTCTTGAGGTAGAGTATCCTGAAGTTGTTTCGACTGTGGTCAAAATAGGAGGAAAGCTAACAAATCCTGAACCTTTGGGtcaaaacaagaaatgTGAGATTTGTAAAGTTACGATTTTTCATGATCCAAAAACATGGCTAGAACAAATTACTGTTCCCGGATTTGTAGGTCCCCGgaatgaagaagaagaggctAATTTCAGAAGATACCTTGACTCTATCacagaagaaaatgttgaGGAAGATAAAAATGTaggatttgatgaaaaggtCAATCTTTGCTATGGATGTATGGTCACGTTAGGTGTTTCTGAAGTTAAAGATTTCCAGTGGCCGCAAAGACCTACAAAAGAAGAGGTATTAGCTGAATATATCATTAGCGATGGCGAAGATTAATGCAGCTGAAAGGTGGTACtgatcatcattgaaataTAGTGCTGAGCTATTTTATAGCGAGCAtgtatattttttaaaCGAATGTAAAttaatatatttttttatagattgattttttttttttttcaagccAATCCTACATTTTCTACAACTCTTCTATCTAAGGAAACGAGAAATGGTTAAACCTGAGGTATCTGTTGATAAGGATGTTGAGGAATCAATGCTAGCCCTAAAAAACTTGGAAGTTGTAATTCAAGAAGCAGAAGCGCaagttgagaaattcaaaaacaactTATTTAAGCCAATATATGACAAAAGAAGAGAGTAcattaaaaaaataccTAAATTTTGGTACGTTGTACTTGTAGAGAACGAGGATTTCCAAGAATACGTTAGAGTTGAAGATATGAAATACATTGAATCCATATCTGATATTTATGTTGAATATTGGGACAAAACACCAACTACccaaaaaatcaatattccTAAGAAGGGTTTCAGAATAACAGTTCAATTTGATTCTTCTCACGCAACAGACTACAAAATCAAGTCGCAGACTATAACAAAGGATTTTGAGTGGATTTTAGATCAAGAAGACGGAGTACGTAAATTAATTTCAACGGCAGCTGAAATTGAATGGCCGCAAGAGTTGCAATCCATAAATCCACAGATTATTAAGCAATTCGCTAAGGATGAAGGCAGATCGTTAACAGctgatgaaaagaaaaggtaCAGACAGGGTATGAGGTCATTCTTTGCCTTTTGGGGGTGGACAGGTCGCAAAGCTGGTAAAGAATTTAGAAGCGGAGAGGAATTGGCAACCCTAATTGCAGACACAATATTCCCTATAGCATTAGATTTTTATACCATGGCATCTGTCAATGATGTTCAAGATGGCGATAGTGAAGATCAAATTAGTGGTGAGGAGTTGGATCTAAGTGAAACTGAAGATCCCAGTGAGCCAATGTataaaaagcaaaaaatataaaatcTTTCGAATAAATAAGTAATATAGATTTCCTTAAGTATAAATAAACCAATACACACCTAGAAACAAATGTTCCTGTTTAATCTATTCCAATAGTGGAGTAAATCGAATGCGTCTCCCAATCACATGTGGCGTCAATTTTATCTATTGCCTTTAATGCATCTAATATACTATCGTAATATGGTCTTCTAGTTTGGTGAATACCAAATTCCTCACCATCAACTTCGGACAGCAATTCTTGAATACCTGAATCTTTGAGCAACTTGAACAAGTGGTTACTTTTGAAAAGTCTGGTAAAAAAGACATTTATGCCTCTCCTGTGATACCCTTCAATTAATTCGTAGAAAGTCTTTGTGGCGGATGAATCGATACTCGTCATTCCGTGTAAATCGAAAACAATGTGTCTCAATTCTTTTCTAATTGACTTAGCACCAGGATGTTGAGCTGTTGATCCGTACAATTCAattcttttcaatcttGCCCTCATATCATTAGCGTTAAAGAAAGTTAAGGGTTCTGCTATTTTGACAATAATACAACCTTCACGATCTTCTAACTTAGGAAAAATATCGGAATTTTTTAGTTCTGTGTTGGATAGGGAATACTCCGCATTTTGTTCAGAAGACGCCCCTTCTACTACATTGGCCAAAGACTGATATCCAATAATGGATTGGCGACGAAACTCTTTATAGCCGGGAACAACGTAGTTGTCGATTTTCCTAGGAAAAGATTCGGTGCTTGTATCTCTTGCATCAGGATTAACAAAAGTATCAGTACCAGCTACTCTTGTTAAAATTTGAACTCGTGATTGTGTGGAATGCTTCAAAACCCTCATCAATGAGTAGAAACACCCTAGTGCAACACCAATCTCGATAGAGTAGTACAAGGAAGCTAATAGTGTGACCACAAATGTAACCAATTCGTTGATACCTCTTGTACGTATATGAAATTTTATTTCACTTGGAGTTTCCTCAATCATTTTCCAACCAACAACTGCAATAACAGAATTTAAAACGCATATTGGTAAATAGTACACGCTGTTCAACATCTTGAAAGTAACAAAAAGGGTTGTTAGTCCCATGCATAAGCCAGATACTGGAGACTTGGCACCAAGCACTGCATTCAGCTTTGATCTAGAATAACCACCAAATGCAGGCAGCGCACCAAACAATGAAACAGCACTACCCACAACCCCTAATGAAACCAATTCTCTATTTGAAGAGACCGGCGTTTCAAGTGTGGAGCTCAAAGACTTACCTGCAGTGGACGTCTCAAAAAACCCGAGGATCGCACAAGCAAATGCAATGGGAAATAGCTCCCCCCAATGAGCTCTATTTACTGAAGAGAAtggattcttcaatttcaaattatctAAGGAGACTTCACCAATCACAGACACTTCTTTACCTTCAAAGTCAAGAGCATAGGAAAAAATTgtaaacaaaataatagTGAATAATATTTCTGGAAAGTATGAAACTTTCttaaatttctttttgatcagcttttttttcaaaaagcCCAAAAAAAGTAAATTTAGAAAGGAAAGTATACCTACAATGGCTGTTATTCTATGGTATTCTCTCCAATAATGGACtaaaaacagaaacttTTCAATGGCAGAGTGGACATGAACAGTGGGAGGTAAATTTTCCATTATTTCCTCTAAGCCCAATATAGCAATACAAGAGTTTAAAATCATAGAAAGTCCAATGGCTGTTATGAATCCTTTGAGTAGTGTTCCACATAAAACATTATCAAGAAATCCGAATCTCAATATTCCAAACGTAAATAGAATCAGACCCGAAAGAAAAGTTAAGTTACACAAAACATCCACAGGGTCAATTGATGGATCATGTTTTGTTGTTCGTTCAATGCACTGTCCTATAATCATTGAAACGGCGGCCTCGGGACCCACAATCATTTGAGGAACAGTTCCCAAAAGGGAATATACCATTGGACCGATAGTTAGTCCCAATAGACCAGATGAAGTGGGAACATGTGCCACAGCAGTGGCAAATGACATTGATAGAGGTATCTGGTAAGAAGCTAACGTCCACCCAGCCAGTAAGTCATAACCAAAATATTCGAGTTTGTATTCCTTAATCCAGCTATAGCAGGGAATATAATAACAAATTTTCCTCTTTAACGATACATCACTGGAAACCTGGTAAGGAACAGTCCTAGGAGTAGAAGTCagaaaattgaaggaagatGATACTGATTCTGACCGGGAGTCATCATGAATACTACTTTCCTCAGTGTCTGTATCGTATCGAAATGTCCTATATCTATCTGTAGAACCTAACCTTTTCATCAGCGGGGTATTTTCTCCTGACTCCCGGTGCCTTTCCGTTGGTTTCGGAACTGATCCCAGAccttttccattttttcttggagaaggagattTGCCTAGCATTTCATTGACGTACATGCACAATTCCAGCGTTTCCACATGAAGACGCACCTTGTTTATAATAATAGAAGTATTGTAAACGTGCAAAATTCATGCCTTCACCCGCATCCGAGAAAAGTATGAGGCACAGATTCTCGTTTTCTATTGTTCAAGACATTGTACCGAGTTGCATCGAGTCAATAGGAGATACGGATGTACCGAATGTCTCTTCAGATACAcccagtttttttttttccctcaAAGATTAAcattttatattttgaagtttATTAAGTACTACAATCCTGCTTGGGaattgaaatggaaatggaacAAACAGATCCTGGCTTGGCCATGCTTCTTCTCCTAGAACCATTTCCTGTTGAACCACCAGACTACGAGTTGACACTTCCAAGGGTTAACAGACCCACATACACTGATTTTAAGCCGTACAATGAAAAGCTACCCTCTTATTCCCCTACTGTTTACAAACTTGGAGTATTGTATCGAAAAATGGAATGGACTTCTCCATTTGAAATGGCGCAACAAAGAACATGGAAACCATACATCTTTGAGTTGAATAATACACAACTGAATATTTATAGATATCCCGCAGAAGCTGATGATTCTATACTCACGAAATTTGATCCACCATCATCATTCTCAAGCAATAACTCTTACTCCTTATTACATCCCTACCATTATCACCACTTAATGCTGAAAAAACTACAACATCAAGTGGCGCCTACGGCACTAGCAtctaatgatgatgatgtgATATATTCTTATAATGAAGATAATTTTCGATCAATAATGACAACAAAGACTGACTTGAAGGCTTTGAAATACTTCAAATCGATTAATGCTCTGGAATCTACAAATATTGTGCGCTCTTATTCACTTCAATATGGTAAGATCGGCTTATCAATTGATTATAAGAAAAAACCGCATGTTTTCCGCTGCAGATTTGAAAGTGAACAATTTTTGATCGACTTCCCCAATGCAGAAGGAATGGTGGAATGGTATAATGCAATCAATTTAGGAATTGATAATTCTCTTGATTTGAATCGTCGTGAAATGCCAACGCACAGGACTGTTCCCAGACGGAGACGTAgaaaagttcaacaaatgaATCACCCACATTTTTCATCAGCTAGAAATATCGCGTTAGGTTTGGGGTTTGCAACACCTGGTATGTTATCGGATTCTAATTCCTCAAGTGgaaaatcttcaacttcttcaagtgGTAAATCCAAAAAAGAACTAAAAGGCTTATTCAAAGGTAAATCGATTGATAgtattttcaaacttggCAAATGGCAAAAGtttgattcaaaatcaagacctgcttcttcaaacaGTAATAATAACCAGCTGATTACTAGTCATAGGAATATGAATAAAATAGGTTCTGATCACAGCCATGAATCTTCACCAAGTGCACATGTAAACACCGGTTCTTTTAAGGCATTTCCTTCATCAGGTAGATCAAATGCTTCTGGGTCCCCTGAAAGATATAACAGAGAAGGTTTGcctattgatgatgatggctttgaaattgtagaagaatatgatgatgaattcattgatgatgatgaggatgaattTGTTGTCGACGATGGCACTAATGGACGGTCTAATACGCAGGACGACTTAGATAGTTCAATTGAAGATACCGATCAGGAGGATAATGAAGAACTGATcgatgaaaattttgatggAAATATTGGGTTtcttatcaataaatttcAAGAGGGGAAGCCATCCCTTTCTGCTCTTGATACaccttcattttcattgaattcaatcAGCAGCTGTACTGCTTCAGGCATAACTTCTATGAATACAGGTTCATCGAAACAACTTTGCAAATTAAGAACATATCGTGAATATATTGCCAAACCGTCGCCATTATCTGTCAGGGCCCAAACTTATCCGGCACAACGTAAGATAATAAGAGACTCGATACGCTGTATGGTTCCCTTAACTGAAAATGAGAGATGGATTGGTAAATTTCTATTATTAGATTATGATTGGAAATATAAACCTCAGTCGAAGGAAGATGTTGATCATCACTTCCAATCAATTGAAGTCCTAACTCATGTTTCTGATGTTGGTTCCAAGTACAAACATAAATTCCGTAGGCCATTACAAGAATGGATTGTGACTCCGAGTGGATTACTTCCTTACATTAATCCATCGGCATTCCACTAAAAGTAAGATTATCATTACAACAGCACTATATTCCCCAAATCAAACACTATagataaacaaaatatGTAACGAATAGAAGTAACGATATTTATATATCACATGCAAATAAAGGAACATGTGTACTGTTATAAAAACTACGAATATCTAAGAATGAAACGTGAGAGATGTTTCTCTAGGAATAACGAGCTAAAATTGATTTGCTGTTGTTCAAAAAGAGTCCGCGTTCAATAAAACCACCACTGATATTGTTTGCCATTCATAATGCTGCTTCCCCTTATGAACTGGACATCTCATTTCATAGTATACATTCCATCTTAAACCGACACGATGTCTGAAGTTGAATCAATTGTCCGCCAAATTATACAAACATCGCCTGCAGGGGATGACACTACAATCATAaaagatatcaaaaccTTGCTAAGCAATGCGAATTCGGACAGATTAATCTCCAATGTATTGCGTGACCATTATACCCAAGAAGTTAAAAACATACAAGACTGTGGAGATATGAAGCTAGTTAGAATAAATGGTGATTATAGTATCATCTCCAACTATAATCAAAAgggtttgaaattttttgatcTGAAAAAGGATATACTATTTGACTACGATTTCATTGGTAACAAAGTAATCGATATTGAAAGTGGGGTTCCGAACGAGTTGAAAGACGAATCGGTTGAGTCATTACAAGAAGAACTAGAACAATACATAAGCGAATACTATAATGAATCAAGTTATGGTATGGTTATACCACACAATGATGGAATTAAAGTCTTAATTGTGGGTGAGAAATTAAATGATGCAAACTACTACAACGGCAAATGGGTATCTGTTTATACACTAGCAAACGATGGGAGATTTTCTGTTGTCTTTAAGATCAAAGTTCACTATTACGAGGACGGGAATGTTGTAATGAATAGTGTgaatgaa
The Pichia kudriavzevii chromosome 2, complete sequence DNA segment above includes these coding regions:
- a CDS encoding uncharacterized protein (PKUD0B02580; similar to Saccharomyces cerevisiae YNL246W (VPS75); ancestral locus Anc_1.116); protein product: MVKPEVSVDKDVEESMLALKNLEVVIQEAEAQVEKFKNNLFKPIYDKRREYIKKIPKFWYVVLVENEDFQEYVRVEDMKYIESISDIYVEYWDKTPTTQKINIPKKGFRITVQFDSSHATDYKIKSQTITKDFEWILDQEDGVRKLISTAAEIEWPQELQSINPQIIKQFAKDEGRSLTADEKKRYRQGMRSFFAFWGWTGRKAGKEFRSGEELATLIADTIFPIALDFYTMASVNDVQDGDSEDQISGEELDLSETEDPSEPMYKKQKI
- a CDS encoding uncharacterized protein (PKUD0B02590; similar to Saccharomyces cerevisiae YPR003C; ancestral locus Anc_8.99), with the protein product MYVNEMLGKSPSPRKNGKGLGSVPKPTERHRESGENTPLMKRLGSTDRYRTFRYDTDTEESSIHDDSRSESVSSSFNFLTSTPRTVPYQVSSDVSLKRKICYYIPCYSWIKEYKLEYFGYDLLAGWTLASYQIPLSMSFATAVAHVPTSSGLLGLTIGPMVYSLLGTVPQMIVGPEAAVSMIIGQCIERTTKHDPSIDPVDVLCNLTFLSGLILFTFGILRFGFLDNVLCGTLLKGFITAIGLSMILNSCIAILGLEEIMENLPPTVHVHSAIEKFLFLVHYWREYHRITAIVGILSFLNLLFLGFLKKKLIKKKFKKVSYFPEILFTIILFTIFSYALDFEGKEVSVIGEVSLDNLKLKNPFSSVNRAHWGELFPIAFACAILGFFETSTAGKSLSSTLETPVSSNRELVSLGVVGSAVSLFGALPAFGGYSRSKLNAVLGAKSPVSGLCMGLTTLFVTFKMLNSVYYLPICVLNSVIAVVGWKMIEETPSEIKFHIRTRGINELVTFVVTLLASLYYSIEIGVALGCFYSLMRVLKHSTQSRVQILTRVAGTDTFVNPDARDTSTESFPRKIDNYVVPGYKEFRRQSIIGYQSLANVVEGASSEQNAEYSLSNTELKNSDIFPKLEDREGCIIVKIAEPLTFFNANDMRARLKRIELYGSTAQHPGAKSIRKELRHIVFDLHGMTSIDSSATKTFYELIEGYHRRGINVFFTRLFKSNHLFKLLKDSGIQELLSEVDGEEFGIHQTRRPYYDSILDALKAIDKIDATCDWETHSIYSTIGID
- a CDS encoding uncharacterized protein (PKUD0B02600; similar to Saccharomyces cerevisiae YNL144C (YNL144C) and YHR131C (YHR131C); ancestral locus Anc_2.113) — its product is MEMEQTDPGLAMLLLLEPFPVEPPDYELTLPRVNRPTYTDFKPYNEKLPSYSPTVYKLGVLYRKMEWTSPFEMAQQRTWKPYIFELNNTQLNIYRYPAEADDSILTKFDPPSSFSSNNSYSLLHPYHYHHLMLKKLQHQVAPTALASNDDDVIYSYNEDNFRSIMTTKTDLKALKYFKSINALESTNIVRSYSLQYGKIGLSIDYKKKPHVFRCRFESEQFLIDFPNAEGMVEWYNAINLGIDNSLDLNRREMPTHRTVPRRRRRKVQQMNHPHFSSARNIALGLGFATPGMLSDSNSSSGKSSTSSSGKSKKELKGLFKGKSIDSIFKLGKWQKFDSKSRPASSNSNNNQLITSHRNMNKIGSDHSHESSPSAHVNTGSFKAFPSSGRSNASGSPERYNREGLPIDDDGFEIVEEYDDEFIDDDEDEFVVDDGTNGRSNTQDDLDSSIEDTDQEDNEELIDENFDGNIGFLINKFQEGKPSLSALDTPSFSLNSISSCTASGITSMNTGSSKQLCKLRTYREYIAKPSPLSVRAQTYPAQRKIIRDSIRCMVPLTENERWIGKFLLLDYDWKYKPQSKEDVDHHFQSIEVLTHVSDVGSKYKHKFRRPLQEWIVTPSGLLPYINPSAFH
- a CDS encoding uncharacterized protein (PKUD0B02610; similar to Saccharomyces cerevisiae YKL007W (CAP1); ancestral locus Anc_2.503); protein product: MSEVESIVRQIIQTSPAGDDTTIIKDIKTLLSNANSDRLISNVLRDHYTQEVKNIQDCGDMKLVRINGDYSIISNYNQKGLKFFDLKKDILFDYDFIGNKVIDIESGVPNELKDESVESLQEELEQYISEYYNESSYGMVIPHNDGIKVLIVGEKLNDANYYNGKWVSVYTLANDGRFSVVFKIKVHYYEDGNVVMNSVNEKEIGQSTKAQLINDVSKFDNEYELDIMKKINSLNEEKFKNLRRLMPISRAKIQWGRAIGNYKLGQDVAGGRH